A region of Argentina anserina chromosome 5, drPotAnse1.1, whole genome shotgun sequence DNA encodes the following proteins:
- the LOC126795840 gene encoding vegetative cell wall protein gp1-like, whose amino-acid sequence MASYPYYSPPPPSLTPPPPLPPPPPPSSVYTYYSSPPPPPPPCNENTTPLPPPPPPPSVPSPPCNETTPTISPPLPPPLVPPPSPPPPPPRPPSYYSPPQYSPPPPILPPKYPSHKYPPPPSYPPHQHPSHKPPPPPPPPPSISHPPHQHPPHKLPPPRTLPPPSHPPHKLPLPPSSPPTLPPHSHPHHKHPPPPPSQPSPAVPPSSPPPMTPPSPPPSHPPPSISPPLHPPPSPSPLPPTIVPPSHPPPSSPPPSHPPPSSPPPPPPPPIVTLPPPSHPHHKHPPPPPSQPSPAVPPSSPPPMTPTSPPPSHPSPSISPPLHAPPLPSPLPPTAVPPSHPPPSSPTPSHPPPLVQPPLSPPLPPSHPPPSLPPPSSPPSPVLPPLNPPPSSPPHLSPRVTPLPPSHPPPPVPPPSHPPLSPSPSILPPSYTPPPSYSPLFPPIPTPEPPICQCVCPAPSPYFDSIVPSPQSSESQSSPSNSNRHVYIATFVSLGGLFFLAFLAVGLFCLHKKKKKSRAAYRDQGVSHAEEQGEVHTFQSIAAANQSVAINIDDQNPKVKPKPYGGGVEEGQDDDPNKSPSRRKRETRRRTRAQGKRNSNHDDNITAAIGAGSNEELDSEDNDDDGSDQSKDSDKSLRRRRGSNGRTEKRETKTNQNPDRNGEQSASATNSEEDDDKSNDSDKDSRRRKDKDSRRRNKQESTRRSRASGTNKDKEPSTSNRDQ is encoded by the coding sequence ATGGCTAGTTATCCGTACtattctcctccaccaccttcCCTAACACCGCCACCGCCTCTACCACCGCCCCCGCCCCCGTCTTCCGTGTATACTTACTACTCAtcaccacctccacctccacctccatGTAACGAAAATACTACACCACTCCCACCACCTCCACCCCCGCCATCCGTACCATCACCACCATGTAATGAAACTACTCCAACTATATCACCACCTCTGCCGCCCCCACTAGTGCCCCCAccttcaccaccaccaccaccacctcgtCCTCCCTCTTACTATTCTCCCCCACAATATTCACCTCCACCACCAATACTGCCTCCCAAATATCCATCACATAAATATCCACCGCCACCATCATATCCACCCCATCAACATCCTTCCCacaaaccaccaccaccaccaccaccaccaccatcgaTATCACATCCACCCCATCAACATCCGCCCCACAAACTACCACCACCTCGTACATTACCGCCACCATCACATCCGCCCCACAAACTGCCACTACCACCTTCTTCACCACCTACACTACCGCCACATTCACACCCACACCATAAACATCCACCTCCGCCACCTTCACAACCGTCACCTGCGGTGCCACCATCGTCACCACCACCTATGACACCTCCATCACCTCCACCATCTCATCCACCACCTTCAATATCACCACCATTACATCCACCACCTTCACCATCACCTTTACCACCTACTATAGTGCCTCCTTCACACCCACCACCTTCATCTCCGCCACCATCACATCCACCACCTTCATCTCCGCCGCCGCCACCGCCGCCACCTATAGTTACACTACCGCCACCCTCACACCCACACCACAAACATCCACCTCCGCCACCTTCACAACCATCACCTGCAGTGCCACCATCGTCACCACCACCTATGACACCTACATCACCGCCACCATCTCATCCATCACCTTCAATATCACCACCATTACATGCACCACCTTTACCATCACCTTTACCACCTACTGCGGTGCCTCCTTCACACCCACCACCTTCATCTCCTACACCATCACATCCACCACCTCTAGTGCAGCCACCATTAAGTCCACCATTACCACCATCACATCCGCCACCTTCACTGCCGCCTCCATCAAGTCCACCATCTCCGGTGCTGCCACCATTAAATCCCCCACCTTCATCACCACCTCATTTAAGTCCACGAGTTACACCATTACCACCAAGTCATCCACCTCCTCCGGTTCCACCCCCGTCACATCCCCCATTGTCACCATCACCATCTATACTACCCCCATCATACACACCACCACCTTCATACTCACCCCTATTTCCTCCGATACCCACTCCGGAGCCACCTATTTGCCAGTGTGTATGTCCAGCACCAAGTCCTTATTTCGATTCAATTGTCCCATCACCTCAAAGTTCAGAGTCTCAAAGTTCACCATCCAATAGCAATCGCCATGTTTATATTGCCACTTTTGTCTCGCTTGGtggattgttctttcttgcgttCCTTGCAGTTGGTCTCTTTTGCTtgcacaagaagaagaaaaagtcaaGAGCGGCATACAGAGATCAAGGTGTTTCTCATGCAGAGGAGCAAGGAGAAGTTCATACATTTCAGAGCATCGCTGCTGCTAACCAGAGTGTAGCTATCAACATCGATGATCAGAATCCGAAAGTTAAACCCAAACCTTATGGAGGTGGTGTTGAAGAAGGACAAGACGATGATCCAAATAAAAGTCCTAGTCGCCGTAAACGTGAAACCCGTCGTCGTACAAGAGcacaaggaaaaagaaactCCAATCATGATGACAACATAACTGCTGCAATTGGTGCTGGTTCAAATGAGGAATTAGATTCTGAAGATAATGATGATGACGGATCAGATCAATCTAAGGATTCAGATAAAAGTCTTCGCCGGCGCCGAGGTTCTAATGGTCGCACCGAAAAACGAGAGACTAAAACAAATCAGAATCCTGATCGTAATGGTGAACAAAGTGCGTCTGCTACAAAttcagaagaagatgatgataaaTCAAATGATTCGGACAAAGATTCTCGTCGTCGCAAAGACAAAGATTCTCGTCGTCGCAATAAACAGGAGTCTACTCGTCGTAGTCGCGCGAGTGGCACCAACAAAGATAAAGAGCCTTCCACATCCAACCGTGATCAATGA